TCTGGAGTTTCTTGTTCTTCATCATAAGATCCTGAACTGACCCACCTTCCATGAACTTTGTCACAGCACATAACCCATGAACTTCATCCACACAAACACCATAAAACTGCAAAATATTCCTATGTCCACACGTCATCAGCTCCAGCAAATCTTTTCGAAGCTCAAATTCATATGAATTTCCCTTATCACACCCTTTGAGCTTCTCGATTCCCACCCTCTTGCCCTTATACACTCCCTTGAATGTATTGGGACCAATCTGATCAATAAACTCAAGACTATCAGAGTTCAGCAACCACTTGCCAATCTCATCCCCTCCTGACTGCACTGTCTGCCATTCGTCCACAGAAACAACAAAGGATGAAGAGGGTAAAGGCATCTGAAGCTGAATCTTAGCAGCTAAATTCTCAATCCCATTTCTGTAATTCGGTTCACAGCAATCCTCCTCGATGTCTCCAAGCTCTTTCCATCTAGTATTTTCTTCCTGACACCCACATAAACCAAATGGAAGCTTCATAGTTGTAGATTTAGGCTTCTTCAGGGCAGATTTGAGAGCACTTTCAATCCGGATTTTGAACAATCTCTCTTGCCCAGATTGAACGAGAAGCAGAACAATTCCCAGCGTGAACCCCCTTTTCTCAAAGATTTGAATCTTCTTGCAACAAATCGAAGCGCTATCGAGGGCTCCGGACATGGCTGGCCACGAGATCGATGAGTTACAGGCAAATGTGAGCTTAAAAACAGACCCCTGGACTTCCTCATCGGACACCTCTTGAATCAAAATCGCTGGCTGGTCCTCCACCGACGCCTGTTCTATCAATTTGATATGCACAAACACCTCTTTCATATCAAATCCAGCCTGCGCATAACTGTCAAAAGTAACACCACGAAACAGCATAAGAACCAGCttagaaaaagtaaaataagttGCTGAATCTCTCATGCTGCGTTTGCAAATGTAGACTGATTAGAACAGTTATTAGATTTCGAGTGTGGCCAAAGTAACTACAAACCTGAGTGGCAATGAATCGTAGTGTTTCCGAATATTGGAAACGAGCCTCTCCGGCAGCTGGCTACCGGGATACAGCTGAGTCAAGTTCCGCACAACGCTGCCCCAGACGACCTTCCGACAGCCCTCGGTCCGCGAAGGCGGGGGCGAGTCACGGACCGAGTCGAGATTGAGGGAGTTCTTGAAGGAGGCGATGGCCTCGGACACGTTGCGGCTCAGCCTCTGAAACCGCTTCTGCATGGCCGAGGACTCCTTCAGTCCAGCAGCCGCGGCGGAGGCGGAAGAGGAGGACGAGGAGGAGGTGTCCGGCGGCGGCAAGCCCTCGGATCTGTCGTTGGTGCGCATCAGGACCTGCTCGACCATGTCCTCGTCCGTGCTCGCGCGGCTCGACCAGCATTCGAGCGCCGCAGCCATAGGTCGACAGCGCCGGGCGGACAACCGAAGCGAGGTTGGGTTTGTTAGTTGAGAGCAAATGAATATATGGGGGCGTGGTTTTTATGATCCGCCAGCGTCGTCAGTCGCGTCGCGTGGTTTTCTTCTGGcatgaaagagaagagaagagtgGGGGAGTGATCCGGGGTGATGACGACCAGGATGTGATGGAATGCTCCCTCGCTCTCTACTACTGCACTGCCGTAGCCAGTAGTAGAAGGGATGGACGatgatatgatgatgatgatgacgacGACTTGACGGCGGTGATTGTGATGCGGGTGGCGTTTCTATTGGGTGTTTCCCAGAGCACATTAGGCTTGTTCTTCCGAGAACGCTTGTGGGCCAGCCGGGACTATGATAGTATGATGGGAGGGAGGTGGTGCATGTTGGCCCCACCGGGAATCCCTAGATGCTCTTAGGCCCTTTGGCATGAGCTGACTGGATCattgtttatataatataatatatactaatgcACTAAGCGAAGGCGTCTGTAGCTCAGTGGATAGAGCGTCTGTTTCCTAAGCAGAAAGTCGTAGGTTCGACCCCTACCTGACGCGCAGTGACCCTTTTTAACCTTTTCTTCCGCTCCGCCTTCATATTTTCCAATTTTGAACTctaaatcattttatatatGGGTATGGGATGCAACTTTAAGCctttgcccccccccccccccccccacctttTATTCAGGTAATTAGTGCAGCAACAAATAATAAACTTATAAAGCAACTCGGTATCATGGAGTGCAATTCACCATGCcagtttcttttctttcttatgcaTATTTGAATTGTCTTCGTCGTGCCTCACCTGGCACCAGAAAGCAAAGACACACCCAACTGTAGTGCTCTTTTCCATCTTTTGTTCGTGGGAAAACTAAAGAAGCAAAATAAGGgggggaaaaacaaaaaaaaaaaaatcagaaacaaAAGCTTTGGTTTGGGGAGGAGGAGCTTCGTATTCTGTAAAATCCCAATGTCTCCTCGGGCTTTGGTTTGGGCAAATAAGTTAACAATTCCCGAAGAGACGAGAACAGATGAGTAAAAACAAGGACGTGGCGAGAAAGAGAAGGGGATGAATGGCTGCTTTGGGGCGGACGGACAACCGAACCACCCAGCTCCACCAGCTTTAGGGGGATTCCTTCCCCCCAGTTTCAATTGATTTATGTACAACTTaactttcatttaaattaattaataaataaattgtatgACCCCAGCTCGATcggcatttaatttaatagaccTTAAACATCAATCCAAATTTAAATGGGTGAACTccccatttataaaatattagataattattatacTCGTTAGTAGAAAatatccatccatccatcctgAGTTCCTATCTAACAGCAATAAAATTAAGTGGTGTTCTAGCCCTTAcaccggcccggcccggcccggcccaatAGTGGAGTTACCCACAACAACACAATATTATTACACACCTGAAGTAATTTTtacaataaaccaaatttgaagggtacccacccacccacaacacaattttttgataaaaataatatttaaattaagaaCAAACAACACCTGTGTGATTAATAATTAAGGATCTGCCTTTAATTTTCCAGGTTCCAAGTTACTACTATTCATGCATGCATCATAAATAGTGAGTTCATTTGATTTAaaactcatatatataaatatatatatatatataggaattaGATAAATCAACCACTTTTTTAGTGTAAAGTTAGAGATTTGATTGATGATgagattataataataattaagattttACAAGTAATGAACATATATAGACactattaaaacaaataattaattaattaatttgatgcacGTACGTATGATGATTTCGGTGACATCCGAACCACCCTTAACTAACAAATTGTATGGAAACGAAATTTTTGTTGCAgtaattgttttgaaaaataacaattcttgtataaactttttatttttattattattattattatatattttgcaaAGTTGATCCAACGTACAACAAAATAATTGGgtgattgtttaatttgttttatgaaattagatattaattaacttaatttagaATAACGCGTTACGTTGATTGTtgaatgttaatttttatttttttactatggCCAATTGTGTTACtctttaaggaaaaaaaaaaatagatttggaTCTATCTGGTTTAGattcattaatttgatttaaataaatctatatatataagatcacataattcaaatataaatatatatatatatagatctaGATTAATTAACCGgatcatcaacaaataaatctcgacttaatgaattgaaaatcaaatttaatccGAATCCAAACTATATATGGAAAGggtctaaaatatatatatatatatatatcataataataataataatgtcaaAAAAGTGTATGggaatcttaaatattaaactaataaaaagtTGGGAGCTTGCGGAAATGATGAGTGGGCCAGAGTTAGGGGCGTATGGAAAATGGATTGTACGTGCATGAGCATTAGTCTTAAGAAATTAATCGATTCTTAAGTGTGAATGTGGGGACAAATTTAAATGCAACGATTGGTACGTATTTCATTTACAAGACTACTAAACTAACCTGAGATgcgacattattattattattattattattattattattattattattatgagtggaagctgctgctgctgctttaAAATACCAATATCCTACCCgaccaccaccaccacttgTTGTATTGTAGTGTACTCTCGATTACATGGCattttaggttttattttaacttaaaaagtatatatatgaTGGACAGTCActtaaattgtaattaattaattaaagcctagctaatatatatagttgaagTCGAGAAAATTTTAATCTGCATTTGAAGCCGCCACTAATTAACATTTTCAAGAGTGAAATTAAAGATTAGTAggtattaatatataattaaagtgGGAAGGGAAATTAAGATGAATTAGCAACTTATACGTACCGTGTGATATTGCCCCCAcaaattaaaagacaaaaaagattTGTACGAATGGAGTTGGCATTTGGCATAATAATATGTAaggcattattattattattatgaggTGAGGTGAGGTGTAGGTaggtataattaattaattttacgtCTCTAAGCTTTTCTTCAAGAATTGGATTTTCCAGATCATCTCTTCACCTCGATCGATCCATTAATTTTCCATATCTTTGGCTTCATTAATTGTCTCTCTAGCTGCAATTCTTTCCTTAATTTGTTCTTTCTTCTGGCAACAGTACGTGCACACTGTAGCTAGGAGGAGGAGGATCTCTACTCTATCtgtttcattcattcattcagaTATATacgtttctttctttctttctttccctctaaTTAATTAGTCTTATGAAAGCGCTCCTCTTAATTCCCAGAGGGTAAAAGAAAGAAACCTGAAATCAAAGATATATCCTCGATCGGCTTCGGATACactcactatatatatatatatacccagcAACTCGATTGAATTCAGTGAGAGGTTAAGGTTCGagaacaataatatttaaacaaaacccaaaaagtaatatatatatatatatatatctgggATCCAGACGTACggaagagaagagaattgaTCGATGGATTCAATATCAGGAGCCGAAGCACCGGATCCAGATGGCGGGGAGGGTCCATCTTCAGCACAAACAGCCGCCGGAGGCTATGGAGGGTCCAATACTGCAGCGTCGCCACCCAGCAGATACGAGTCGCAGAAGCGCAGGGACTGGACCACTTTCTTGCAGTACCTGAAGAACCACAAGCCGCCATTGACGCTGGCCAGGTGCAGCGGCGCCCACGTGATCGAGTTCCTCAAGTACCTCGACCAATTCGGGAAGACCAAGGTTCATGCCGCCGTTTGCCCTTACTTCGGCGACCCGAATCCGCCGGCGCCTTGTGCATGTCCGCTGAAGCAGGCGTGGGGCAGCCTGGACGCCCTCATCGGCCGACTCCGCGCCGCCTACGAGGAGAACGGCGGCGCCCCGGAATCCAACCCCTTTGGACACAAAGCGGTGAGGATTTACCTGAGGGAGGTGAGAGAAGGCCAGGCCAAGGCCAGAGGGATTGCGTACGAGAAGAAGAAGCGGAAACGGCCTGACACGGTCGCCTCCGCGGAGGTGGAAGCAACCACTGCGGCTGCCGGCGAAGAGAGTAGTGGCTGTGCTGCTACTACCATTCCTACAACTACAGTAGTATAGCTCCTACTACTGATGATGATCTTTAATCAAGTTCAGAATCTGTTCTTAACAAGCTACGATTAGGAGATCATTGAAATGTCGATCGATGCTCTGCTTGTGTACGTAATTGGATCAATCCTCTTGCTTCTTGTTTAGTTATTATACATACTCTGTCTCTGtcaatatacatacatacatatatatatataaatagagcgaggcagagagagagagagagagagagagtactgGAGAGAGCAGACTTGACATGAGATGATGATCAAGATATGTCCGATGTTGTGGATCATAAAAATGAGCAGATTCGATCGAGATTGGGCAGGAGTACGTACTGCTCTTCAACcaaaatttctttcttttattggCGATGTAATTACTTCAGCAACTCAACTGCAGACAACTCGACCCCACCCCCAGCACAGACAGACAGCGGCCTCTCtagcatcttcttcttcttcttcttctcgccacttgcatttaatttactaataattaatatgtagaaaaaaaaatatccccacTTAatggcattattattattaattaattaattgatgagggTTTGATTTGTTATTCTAGCTAGAATAAAGGGCTCATTTTACTTTCTATTACATATGATTATTACTACTCTTAATCATACAACAAGGTAGACTAGCTAGctagattattttaatttttattataaaataatgtatAAGGCTAAGATCaagttaaataaaaacttgatcCCGGTGAGGTGAAGAAATATTTGAGTGTGAAATCATTGTCCtctatagaaaagaaaagatggctCCCTGCCCTTgatattatgtatgtatgtattttgtgcaaccaccatcaccatcaccatcacctCACCTTGAAAAGGACATGGCAGCAAACCCTTCAAATCCATTCTATAATATATTCTCATTAATTAATCAGTCATAATAATTACATTTCACTTTGGTGCTTTGCCTTCAATTATTATACCCATCGCCCACCCACCATTTCCAAGGCCCATTTGGATTTAGGTACCACAATTTCAAACCAAATCTAAAAGATATATCATTTAAATGGTTTGCTTTCTTATTAGCATTTGTTTGTCGTGGTTTGAAGcaaatttatgaatatttttaacaaGTTTCTTTAACAATAATTggtacaataataatattattaaaagttatttattaataaactaaatttttacttaaaaataactaataattttataaaatgtgttgttaattttttttttaaatatttataatttctaaATGTTAAAACGCAATATTAAAATAACGTTTACAAATAAgattatagaaaaaattattgtgGACGGATGGCGTTGAAAGGAACGTAGGCCGTTGAATTTAGCACGTGCTAAATTGGGTCTGCTGTCAATCTTACAACTGCAGGCTGCAGCAGTGGTAGCAGGGTGGTGCCAAATAGCCAAAGGACACTTTGGAAAGCATGCCCGAGTCTACAGGAACGTTCAGGTAACTGGAGAACACGGTAACACGTGGGGGATGTACATActgctctctctccccctttgcATTTGCATGCGTCATAGTAGTAACTTGTACGACGATGGTGAGGTGAAGGTAAAATGGAGATGCCTATTTAGACAAAAAGCGACCGTCGACAGCAGGATTCGAACCTGCGCAGGCGGAGCCCAACAGATTTCGAGTCTGTCTCCTTAACCACTCGGACATATCGACGTTGCTCCCGAGGTCTCAAAAGAAACAATAAAACAACACAAATTGAAGAAACGGGAAGCGTTCTACTGTACAATTTTACATCTGCTACTTGAAATGGTTGCAAActtaaaaggaataaataatCAGAACATTTGCCAGGCCAAATAAGTGTCGTTTGGGTGTTTGTGTTTTGGATTCTCGAGTTTCATGTTcgaaatttgataaaaaaaaaaaaaaaattaatagataagaactattctaaaaattaaaaaataccaaacCGTTTTTACGtaagtgaaaaaaaattaaagataaaaattaacgGTTAGGTTTCCTAATTTATATCTCTTACTAAAATTATAAGACCGAACAGTAAGGAAACGTTCGTGATGATGtgttaacttaaaaaaaataataataatcaaaacatTTTGTTAATGCCACGAAAAGCCTAAAGTGGAGCATACGGACACCGTTCAACACGTAAAAATGTTGTTTCCCATTTCAGCTTTGCACCattactttctttctctcttcccccTTTTTTATGTTAGTGGTGTTCCATTCCCTAGTAATCTTTCTTCGAATTAATAGTCGAAGCTGGGGAGCcaagataaaataaatgttCCTATACAGAAATAAGTGTACATAAATTACATCATCtctttggtaaaaaaaaactttcctccAAACATAAGCATACAAATCAATCGTTGCCGCATTAGGCGCCAAATCTTCAATGCTTTTAAAGTTTGCAAACGTTTGCTTCCTTGACTCATTTGCCATGCAGGTACTGCCTTTACCCAAATTCAACAGCAGCTCACATGTTAACTTAATAATGCATGAGTTACTGGTAATGCTAGCTGTACAAATGTACAATTCTAAGGCctacataataaaaaaacattttgatCAACTCCTCCTAGCACCACCATGTATACTGTGACCAAAAGTAGCATCCACAAGTTTTAGAGACTCTGCTTAACTAGGACACTAAACATTAAGAAACCAActacaaaacatttattaaacaGCAGGGGAGACAGGACACCACATTGTTTATTTAGTACTACATGAAAGGCATTTGTTTACCATGAAGTTGCAATATCAACTTCGTCCAATCATGacattatatcttattttatcCTTGACAGGATTGACTTTGATTCTACTActactacttcttcttctctatagCAGACCGCAGGAAGAGAAGGGCCAGCCCTACCGATAGTGAGGGTAACTTCACTGCAAGCTTTAGGCACATCCGTGCCTTTATAAGCTTTACAGATGTAGCTCATAAAGTTTTCATAGTCCTGCAAAGCAAGACAGaagagtcaatttatgcactacCAATTTTCTTCACCATATTTGCAATTATTCGTGCTTGTTGAACTTGGGACAAAGTGACTAATAACATCATTTACTAAAGAATTTAGAGCAAACCATATATATTGCACCAGAAAATTGTAACTTAAATGAGTCCTGACTCGGTGGCAAACACCAGGAAATTGTGAAACAGGTGACACTAGTAGAAGAAAACACCATCAGGAACTAACCTCATAAAGGGGTTGCCCATCAACAACCACCCAAGGTACATATTCGTGGGGAGGCTGAAGGGCATTTGTCTCTGCGGCATACTGTAGTTCAAGCTGCAAAAATGTTAAACTTCACAATCAAAAAGTCTTTACAGAAGAAACATTTTCACTGTTCTAAAAAACCATGCACACAAATAAAGGAAAGATCATCATAGTTGAtttagataatttcatatagaTGTTGtactaaaaacacaaaatattgTATCTGCCACCCATGTTCCAAATAATCTAATACCTTGCTTGATCCACATTTTGTCCATATTCAATCACTTGTCACTTTATACTCCATACAACCATTCTCGAGTTAAAGAGAGGCACATACACCAATATATAGGAGATAATATAAATGTGGGAGGTGATACTAGAAACACATCCATCAACATCGATCAACAATTATAGTAGTCACAAGCCAAAAATTGCATGTAACTGCAGCTAGTCTTGGGGGAAAACAGCCAACCGGATATCATGGAACCACATCAGTACCAATAAAGAGGTTTATAGTACTGAAGATTGAACATATTTGTTGATACAAATGCCCTGTTTCTTAGCCACCAGTTCCTTTCTTTATATATGTTTGAACAATTGGCAGTTTCCATGTAGCCGCAAGTATTGTTGTTGAGACTGGATGCCCCCTCTTCTGGGATTGGACTTCATAGTTTTTCCCACcaaatataacatttagttcttgaaagaccatttttgGAAGATGGGGTTGTACAAGTGCTCAGTAGTAGAGTAATTACATGTTCTATAGATGCAGGGGCGAATCCAGAAATCTATGTAAGGGGaggctgaaatttttttttgaggtgTAGAACCgcacatcacaaattttgggatgaattgtaatttttttttttttactgagttattattaaaaaatatttttcatattaaaaattttattttaatagtggGTTGCCCTGGGCTTCAGCCCAGGACAGCTCACATGTGCATCCACCCCTGTATAGATGTATGTgtctaaatgaaataaaacaagcattgaaaaagataaaagaatgaaataagTTTTTAccaaaagagatagagaaagaataagaaaactCGGTGAAAGACTCTTAAGTATGATGTGAGTTATACAAgttttacaaaagataaggtcATGGATAAAAacgaaaaattaaaattcatctaGTTGGCCCCACattaggattaaggcttgaaatgttattgtatatttaatcatttttgttgtgCCATTGaaattgagggaaaaaaaataataataaaatgatgaaggTTGGCCGCAAGGGCCAGCCCCACCAGCGAAAGCTCGCGGCAAGATAGCCGCGAGCTGGCCACTAGGGCCCACCTCGCGACACCATGCCGTGAGGCGCAGCCTAGTGGCTGCTAGCCGCGAGGCTCGCGGCCGTGTGGCCCGCGAGAAGCAGCCTCGCGGCTGCTAGTCGCGAGAAGGAGGCTCACGGCATGCAACCGCGAGCTGCCTCGCGGCAGCCCTTGCCGCGAGGCCTAGCTACCTCACGGCAGCTCGTAAtaataacccccccccccccattttcTGTTAAATCCAACCCCTTTAGTAATCGCCACCTGTCGGCTCCAGACACCCTTGAGAACtatgccctataaatacccagctacaggacattgatGGGGAcctccaacttcggtaaatcttatcactttgaatacacttttactattttttcgtgaatattcatcgggattcgggactgattttggcatcggagggtcttcgcgaggaagattcccgcgagccttctaacccattttttaaCATTAACAGGGCCGAATCATTGCGGCGAACCTAACGGCGAGAGAAAAGTCTTGcagcgaacctagcggcgaaggtaaAGTCTTGCGACGAAcctagtggcgaaagctagtggcaagacctagcggcgagagctagtggcaagacctagcGACGAGAGTTAGTGGCAAGACCtagcggcgagagctagtggcaagagctagtggcgagagctaatGGCAAGACCTTgcggcaagagctagtggcaaaaccttgtggcgagagctagtggcaagagctagcgacgagagctagtggcaagagctagcggcgagagctagtggcaagaccttgcggcaagagctagtgacaagagctagtggcaaaaccttgtggcgagagctaatggtgaaagctagtggcgagagctagcggcaaatccttgcggcgagcatcctaacggcaatctcccttgaagcaacatctcttacggcaacctaacttcacccgacaccgagttCGAGTGGActccacatcacaaattttaattgttgtattttggcaacaacaatttgacgccatctgtgggaaacgcaacaaaTAGCcaatttcagcacaaaatgccgagagggacaagatcaacCAGTT
This genomic stretch from Diospyros lotus cultivar Yz01 chromosome 1, ASM1463336v1, whole genome shotgun sequence harbors:
- the LOC127793494 gene encoding uncharacterized protein LOC127793494 — protein: MAAALECWSSRASTDEDMVEQVLMRTNDRSEGLPPPDTSSSSSSSASAAAAGLKESSAMQKRFQRLSRNVSEAIASFKNSLNLDSVRDSPPPSRTEGCRKVVWGSVVRNLTQLYPGSQLPERLVSNIRKHYDSLPLSYAQAGFDMKEVFVHIKLIEQASVEDQPAILIQEVSDEEVQGSVFKLTFACNSSISWPAMSGALDSASICCKKIQIFEKRGFTLGIVLLLVQSGQERLFKIRIESALKSALKKPKSTTMKLPFGLCGCQEENTRWKELGDIEEDCCEPNYRNGIENLAAKIQLQMPLPSSSFVVSVDEWQTVQSGGDEIGKWLLNSDSLEFIDQIGPNTFKGVYKGKRVGIEKLKGCDKGNSYEFELRKDLLELMTCGHRNILQFYGVCVDEVHGLCAVTKFMEGGSVQDLMMKNKKLQTKEVIRIAADVAEGIKFMNDHGVAYRDLNTQRILLDRHGNACLGDMGIITACKSVGEAMEYETDGFRWLAPEIIAGDPESVIETWMSNVYSFGMVIWEMLTGEAAYSAFSPVQAAVGIAACGLRPEIPKDCPQILRALMMKCWNNCPSKRPQFTEILSILLRTNNNSNNSK
- the LOC127797753 gene encoding protein LIGHT-DEPENDENT SHORT HYPOCOTYLS 6-like, which gives rise to MDSISGAEAPDPDGGEGPSSAQTAAGGYGGSNTAASPPSRYESQKRRDWTTFLQYLKNHKPPLTLARCSGAHVIEFLKYLDQFGKTKVHAAVCPYFGDPNPPAPCACPLKQAWGSLDALIGRLRAAYEENGGAPESNPFGHKAVRIYLREVREGQAKARGIAYEKKKRKRPDTVASAEVEATTAAAGEESSGCAATTIPTTTVV